The segment TTTTTAGTATAAGGAGCATTTGAAGGTTATAATTTGCTGGGGTCTTATGGCTTTTTGCCAGAAAAAAAGAAGTGGACTTACATAATTAACTTTGGAAGAGAAAAAGTTGAATGGAAGAGAAAGCGTTGAATTTAAACGATAAAAAATCCATGTTTCATCTAAAGTTCATCCGTGGCTGAATAGTTACTCGGATTGACAAAAGACTACCTTAAAGGTTACAATAAAGATATGGCGATAAGTCTTGAGCTTTACAAAACAATTGAGACGATTGTAGAGGAAAAAACAAAGGGTATAAGGGTAGATAGGGAAGAGTTTAACCTCCTTACGAATGAGGTAAGGAAGCTTGCCATTGCCCAGAAAGAAAGTGAGAAGCGTCTTACAAGGATAGAAATAGTTATTGAAGAGCTTGCCGAGGCACAGAAAAGGACAGAGCAAAGGTTAGAAGAGCTTGCTATTGCTCAGAAAGAAACCCAGAAGGAGGTAGGCAGGCTTGATAAAGCTTTGCAAGAGCTTGCCGAGGCACAGAAAAGGACAGAGCAAAAGGTAGAAGAGCTTGCCGAGGCACAGAAAAGGACAGAGCAAAGGGTAGAAGAGCTTGCCGAGGCACAGAAAAGGACAGAGCAAAGGGTAGAAGAGCTTGCCGAGGCACAGAAAAGGACAGAGCAAAGGNNNNNNNNNNNNNNNNNNNNNNNNNNNNNNNNNNNNNNNNNNNNNNNNNNNNNNNNNNNNNNNNNNNNNNNNNNNNNNNNNNNNNNNNNNNNNNNNNNNNGGTAGAAGAGCTTGCCGAGGCACAGAAAAGGACAGAGCAAAGGGTAGAAGAGCTTGCCGAGGCACAGAAAAGGACAGAGCAAAGGGTAGAAGAGCTTGCCGAGGCACAGAAAAGGACAGAGCAAAGGTTAGAAAAGCTTGCCATTGCCCAGGAAAAAACAGACCAAAGATTAGGTGGTATATCAAATACCATTGGCTATGAGCTTGAGGAAAAATACTACCACCTCTTTCCTTCTGTGTTAAAGGAGGATTTTGGAATTGAGATAGAAAAGGAATTTGAAAGAAGATTCTTTATCTATCCAGAGGGTGGCGAGGATGAGATAAATATCTATGCTGAGGCAAGGCAGAATGGAAGCAAGATATACATTATTGGAGAATCTAAAGCAAGCATAGGAAAAAACGATATTAAAGATTTTTCAAAGGTTATTGAAAGGGCAAGGAATTACTTAAAAGCCGATGTATTCCCCCTCATGCTTTGTTATTCAATCCATCCTAATGTAGAGGCAGATCTTAAAAAAGAACATCCACACATAAAGCTCTATCGCTCTTATGAGCTTTCCAAAAGGGCAAGACAAAAGGGAATTCATTTATGAGAAAAATGCTAAAAAAGGATGTTTTGGTTGTAGGCAGAGGGATTAGTGCATTGGAACATTATAAAGTTAAATAATGTCTTTTTGCTTTATAGTATCTTGCATAAATTGTTGCAATAATACAGTTAGACTAAAAGAGATTAAACCACGAAGGAGTAATTTCAATGTCCTAGGTTAAGGTTAAAAAGCCAGTATGGAAGTTGGGTTAGGATGTTGGTGAAAAAGTGACTAACTTCCTAACCTTATAGACCAAACAGGCATCTTAACCCTAGCCCTTTAACAAAAGGGTTTGCTTGAAATTCAATTGATTTTTGGTATATGTAGAAAAGGTTAAGTGTGTAAGTCGTGCCTATGATTCTCTACTATAGCCCCTTTGCTTCCCTCGGCTGTGAACTCCATAATCTCTATCCTTCCATCAGGACGCTCAAAATACATAGTATTGGGCTTCTCTATCTTTGGAAAATATTTACCAGATATATCCTCATATAGCTCTACATTGTAAAGGGGTATGCCCTGGGTTCTGTCATATTCTTCCAGGGCAGCAAGCCTTAAAAGCCCCCTATCTTCATACACAGTGTATTTTGCCTTTTCATTTTTATAACCTGCATAATATTTTCCTCCCTCTTTATGGTAAATGTCTGCATTCATTGGATAAAGCCTATCATCCACTATCTCAAAAAACCTACCCCCTTTAATCTTAAAGCTTTTACCTGCCTTGCACAACAGCCATTCAGAGGTTATCTTGTCAGGGCTATGGGTTAGCATCACAGAATCCTTTTTTAACCCTGTCTTATTTAGTGCCTCGTAGTCTGTATGGACAATGCTATTTCTAACAGAGATATCGTGAATAACAGTGGCATCATTAAAGGCATTTATAGCCTCTTTGTATCGCTCTTCACTCCATATCCTTTCTATGTAGTCGTTAATATTGCCATATATTACTGAAGAGGATTCAAATTCCTTCCTTGACATAGGAAATCTCTGGGTTCTTTTATCTGTCCAAAGAGACCTCCACAATTCTTCATTATGGGCTGTATCTGAGCTAAAGACTAATGTTTCGCTATTGGTTTTAATCCTTAAGCCAATCCCTGAAACACCATGCCACACAGCTGACTTAATGGCTTCTATAGTAAAGCCCTCATCATCTCTGTAGATATTTTTTTCCCCTTCATAGAAGGAAGATGAGGAAAATGGATAAAAGGCATCGGGTTCAACCCACTCTAAATAATCAGGATCTTTAAAAAGTAAGCGTGGCTTTTTTGTCCTCTCACTTATAACAATCTTTGCCCTATCAGGAGGAAGAATGTTATTATTTCTATCCATTACATAAAGGCAGGATTTTCCACCCCCTTCATCAAGGGAAACAATTCTATATTTTGCCAAAGGGCCTAGTATTTGATAATCAATATATTCTTCATAGCAAATATCTATTATATTCTTTGAGTCTTTTGAGAGGCTTTTTTCTATTGCAGGGCCAGATGCCCTGATAAGCTCATTATTAACATCCTCTGATGTAAGAAGGGAAACCTTCTTTTGCATATCAGGTGCATACATATTAAAGAGGGCTAAATCCGTGAACCACCTCTTGTGGTCATCATGGCAATGGGTAATTATCAAGCCATTTACCTTTTTAAGCCCATGGCCGCCTATCTGCTGGAAAAGTGGTGCTCCGCAATCTATAAGATAGATGGATTCTCCTATGGTTATCTGATAGCCAATGCTTTTGCCCATTCTGGAAAATGGGGCATAGTCACCGAGGATATGTAAAACAATATCATCAACCATTAAAAATATTTTAGCATAGCAGAAACATAAGGGCAAGAAGTTTGATTTGGTATATATTTATACCTAAACAAAGGTTTTTTTATCTCTTGCCTAATGCAAGATGTGTCTATATCCGTTTCTTGACATCTACCTATTGTTTTAATTAGTATTCTCCTATGATTCCTGTTTCAGAAGCACAAAGGATAATTTTAGAAAGCATCCCTGCCCTTCCTGAGGAAATTATTGATATTGCATCATCTTTAAATAGGGTATTGTCTTATGATATCTTCTCTGACATAGACATTCCATCCTGCAATTTATCGGCAATGGACGGCTATGCTTTAATCTCATCTGATGTAAAAGGTGCATCAGAAGATAATCCCATTAGATTAGAGGTTTTAGAAGAAATTCCAGCTGGTGCAATTTCAAAAAAAGAAATAAAAAATGGCTTTGCATCAAAAATAATGACAGGTGCTATGCTTCCAGAAGGAGCAGATTCTGTTATAATGGTTGAGTATACAGAAGCAATGGGTCAATCTATTATGATAAAAAAGGAGACAAAGCCCTATGAGAATGTTATTCAAAGGGGAGAAAATATAAAAAATGGCGAGCTTCTCTTGGAAAAAGGAAGGATAATAGGATCTTCTGAAATTGGAATATTGGCATCATTAGGAATAAAAAATGTAAAAGCAATAAAACAGCCAAAAATCGCTGTATTAGCAACAGGGAATGAAATTGTAGATATTGATAGCGAATTATTAAAGGGTAAAACAAGGAATATAAATACCTATACATTATCTGCTCAAATTCAAGAGGCAGGAGCAATCCCAATAGATTTGGGCATAGGAAGGGACGACAAAAAGGATATATCATTAAAGATTGAAAGGGGGCTAAAAAGCGCTGATATGCTTATAACATCTGGCGGTGTTTCTGTTGGAGATTATGATATTACAAGGAATGTTTTGGAGGATATGGGGCTTATTGTTAAGTTTCACAAGGTTGCAATGAGACCAGGAAAGCCTACCCTATTTGGAATAATTAGGGAAAAGCCATTTTTTGGCCTTCCAGGATACCCTGTTTCCTGCATCGTCTGTTTTGAAATTCTTGTTAGACCAGCAATCCTTAAGATGGGAGGAAGAAAGAATTTAGAAAGGCAAATAATTAAAGCAATATTAGGAGAAGATATAAGAAAAAAAACAGACAGGAGGAGTTATTTAAGGGTATCCCTTAAGAAAAAGGATGGTATATTTGAGGCAAGGCTAACAGGAAATCAGGGTTCATCTGTTTTAAACTCAATGGTAAAGGCAGATGGTCTTCTCATTGCAGAAAAAGATGTAGGGTTTATTCCTTGTGGAAGCAGAGTTTCTGTTTATCTTTTAAGAAATGTTTGAACCACTTATATGGGATGATGGTGTCTTAAAAATCCTTGATCAAACAAGGCTTCCCGATGAGGTTTCCTGGATTTCCTGTAAAAGCTATTTAGATGTTGCCCTTTGTATAAAGGAGATGAAGATAAGGGGAGCGCCTGCCATTGGTATTGCAGGGGCGTATGGTGTTTGTCTGGCAGATGATAAAGAAAAGGCAATTGAGACACTAAAAAGGACAAGACCAACAGGAAGGGATCTTTTTTACACTCTGGAAAGGATGAAAGATAGCAAAAACCCTTTAGAATTGGCAAAACAAATTCATCAAGAATTAAAGGAAAAAAACAGAAAAATAGGTGAATATGGCATCTTTCTTCTTTACGATGGAATATCCATTCTTACCCATTGCAATGCAGGCTCTCTTGCCTGTTGTGGAATAGGAACAGCCCTTGCTCCAATATACCTTGCCCATAATAAAGGAATGAACATAAAGGTATTTGCATCAGAGACAAGACCAAGGTGCCAGGGAGCAAGGCTTACAATGTGGGAGCTTGAAAGAGCTGGAATTTCATCAACATTGATTGCTGATACAATGGTAGGTTATGCGATGAAGAATAAATTGGTTGATATTGTCTTTGTTGGTGCAGATAGAATAGCAAAAAATGGCGATTTGGCAAATAAGATTGGAACATATCAAATAGCTATATTATCAAATTACCACAAGATTCCCTTCTTTGCCCTTGCACC is part of the bacterium genome and harbors:
- the glp gene encoding gephyrin-like molybdotransferase Glp, producing MIPVSEAQRIILESIPALPEEIIDIASSLNRVLSYDIFSDIDIPSCNLSAMDGYALISSDVKGASEDNPIRLEVLEEIPAGAISKKEIKNGFASKIMTGAMLPEGADSVIMVEYTEAMGQSIMIKKETKPYENVIQRGENIKNGELLLEKGRIIGSSEIGILASLGIKNVKAIKQPKIAVLATGNEIVDIDSELLKGKTRNINTYTLSAQIQEAGAIPIDLGIGRDDKKDISLKIERGLKSADMLITSGGVSVGDYDITRNVLEDMGLIVKFHKVAMRPGKPTLFGIIREKPFFGLPGYPVSCIVCFEILVRPAILKMGGRKNLERQIIKAILGEDIRKKTDRRSYLRVSLKKKDGIFEARLTGNQGSSVLNSMVKADGLLIAEKDVGFIPCGSRVSVYLLRNV
- the mtnA gene encoding S-methyl-5-thioribose-1-phosphate isomerase, producing the protein MFEPLIWDDGVLKILDQTRLPDEVSWISCKSYLDVALCIKEMKIRGAPAIGIAGAYGVCLADDKEKAIETLKRTRPTGRDLFYTLERMKDSKNPLELAKQIHQELKEKNRKIGEYGIFLLYDGISILTHCNAGSLACCGIGTALAPIYLAHNKGMNIKVFASETRPRCQGARLTMWELERAGISSTLIADTMVGYAMKNKLVDIVFVGADRIAKNGDLANKIGTYQIAILSNYHKIPFFALAPTSTIDLSIEDGSKIPIEERSKDELGYNVNCLNPAFDITPHSLITGIITEEGITRKKEVEKGLLMPLLWG